The following nucleotide sequence is from Triticum dicoccoides isolate Atlit2015 ecotype Zavitan chromosome 7B, WEW_v2.0, whole genome shotgun sequence.
cgctccgccacaaagatccactcgcgggtgctccaccagccgacccgactttagtctccacatgtatcatgtataaagtatatagtatatacccgtgatcacctcccaagtgatcacggcccgatagtatagcacagtagacggacaagaatgtagggccacagatggaaatactagcatcctatactaagcatataggattgcgggtaaggtatcaatgactgtagcaacaatgacaggctatgcatcagaataggattaacggaaagcagtaacatgctacactactctaatgcaagcagtatagaggagaataggcgatatctggtgatcaaggggggggggcttgcctggttgctctggcaagaaggaggggtcgtcaactccgtagtcgaactgggcagcagcagcgtcggtctcgtagtctaccagagagaagagggggaagaaacaatgaatacaatgcaaacaaatgcatatcgatgcatgacatgacaagtaacgatgctaggtgtgcccaatcgcgatagtaggtgataccgacgaagggggaaaacatccgggaaaatatccccggtgtttcgtgttttcgggcagaggagccggagggggaaagttgcgagttcgataggttaggggggtgtggcggacgaacggactgcgtatccggattcgtctcgtcattctgagcaactttcatgttgaaaatattttaatccgaattacggattaaaagatatgatttactaaagattttattaatttctgaaatttaattaattatttaattaattcggaaaatggatttatgacgtcagcatgatgtcatgctgacgtcagcagtcaacagagttgacttggtcaacctgacaggtgggtcccgttagtcagtgactgttaactaattaacctagttagtttaattaacagattaattaggttaattaaacatgattaattaagttaatcaacttagttaattaattaattaattagcatttttatttttattatttattatttattattatttttttaacgttctggggtgggACCCCCATGGCATTGGCACATTATCCTAATTAAcctattaattagtttaattagttaatcAGGTTAACTAATGTTTGATTTGATTAATTAAACCTgatcaattaagttaattaattatctaattaattaattaatatatttttTTATTCTAATTCTTCCAGGGTGTGGGCCCCGGCGTTCAGTGGCACAGGGGCCAAACGGGGCGGGTAAACGGGCGCGTGAGCGCCAGCCCGAATGGGCGCGGGTGTGCGGGCGCTGGAGCGCACCGACGGCCACGGCGGGGCTCGTCGGCCGGCCGTTTCCGGCGACAGCAACCGGTGCGGCGGGGCGCGTCGGGCGAGCGCANNNNNNNNNNNNNNNNNNNNNNNNNNNNNNNNNNNNNNNNNNNNNNNNNNNNNNNNNNNNNNNNNNNNNNNNNNNNNNNNNNNNNNNNNNNNNNNNNNNNNNNNNNNNNNNNNNNNNNNNNNNNNNNNNNNNNNNNNNNNNNNNNNNNNNNNNNNNNNNNNNNNNNNNNNNNNNNNNNNNNNNNNNNNNNNNNNNNNNNNNNNNNNNNNNNNNNNNNNNNNNNNNNNNNNNNNNNNNNNNNNNNNNNNNNNNNNNNNNNNNNNNNNNNNNNNNNNNNNNNNNNNNNNNNNNNNNNNNNNNNNNNNNNNNNNNNNNNNNNNNNNNNNNNNNNNNNNNNNNNNNNNNNNNNNNNNNNNNNNNNNNNNNNNNNNNNNNNNNNNNNNNNNNNNNNNNNNNNNNNNNNNNNNNNNNNNNNNNNNNNNNNNNNNNNNNNNNNNNNNNNNNNNNNNNNNNNNNNNNNNNNNNNNNNNNNNNNNNNNNNNNNNNNNNNNNNNNNNNNNNNNNNNNNNNNNNNNNNNNNNNNNNNNNNNNNNNNNNNNNNNNNNNNNNNNNNNNNNNNNNNNNNNNNNNNNNNNNNNNNNNNNNNNNNNNNNNNNNNNNNNNNNNNNNNNNNNNNNNNNNNNNNNNNNNNNNNNNNNNNNNNNNNNNNNNNNNNNNNNNNNNNNNNNNNNNNNNNNNNNNNNNNNNNNNNNNNNNNNNNNNNNNNNNNNNNNNNNNNNNNNNNNNNNNNNNNNNNNNNNNNNNNNNNNNNNNNNNNNNNNNNNNNNNNNNNNNNNNNNNNNNNNNNNNNNNNNNNNNNNNNNNNNNNNNNNNNNNNNNNNNNNNNNNNNNNNNNNNNNNNNNNNNNNNNNNNNNNNNNNNNNNNNNNNNNNNNNNNNNNNNNNNNNNNNNNNNNNNNNNNNNNNNNNNNNNNNNNNNNNNNNNNNNNNNNNNNNNNNNNNNNNNNNNNNNNNNNNNNNNNNNNNNNNNNNNNNNNNNNNNNNNNNNNNNNNNNNNNNNNNNNNNNNNNNNNNNNNNNNNNNNNNNNNNNNNNNNNNNNNNNNNNNNNNNNNNNNNNNNNNNNNttttttttcttttcttatttttccttttctgttttaattcattttaaaatattcagacactttataaaaatgtgtgcactccaccataattaccgatgtaatatttgacaaccaccgaactttttagttttaatttttgaaaacttttattgttatcattaatttgaattttgaattttggaccggttttgaactaactcaagattagcaactataattgaggtgacgtggcatcactagcagaggatcactgtagcttaatttcccGGGCGTCACATTGACCACACCCGTAGTCGAGCTCTGAGTCTCCTCAGGGACCTCCTCCGCACAGGGAGACTCGAAGAACATCATCTCAGCACAACAGACACCATAAATCGTGATACTCGGCATCTGATCTCTCAGTATCAGGCACTCTCCGTGTCGTGCACTGGTTTGAGGCAGGTGTCACAAAGCTCAGTAACACACTTAGCAATGAAATGGCCTCGCTCACCACACCGATAACACATCATCTTCTCTTTTTTCCTTGCCCACTTAGAAGCTCTCTCACCCTCAGACTGGTCAGCAGCTTGAGAAGCAGGCACCACTACCGGCTCAGACACCGGAACCTCAGTAGTGGCCAGCGCCGTTACCACCTCCATAGCCTCACCGGACAGGGCAACCATCTGTCCAGTCGTAGGCATCTCAGAAGCGGTCATGGGCTCCGCCACGACCGTCGATGGAGGAGGTTGTCAGAACCGATTCCTCCCACCGCGACCACCATGATGTCCTCGGAAACCACCTCTCGGCCGGCGATCCGGGCCAGAGGCGCCCTCGACGAAGCCACATGGAGGTCCAAGAAACGGTCTTTCCGCCGTTCCATCACTCTGCCAGGCATAGCCTCGCCCACCGCCGGCCGAGGAGGAGCCACGGTGCTGACCCTCGCCATACGCATCGATGCCATCATCGCCCCACTGACCCCGGGGCGCCGCAGTATGAGCACGGTTGAGACCCACGCCACCACCACCCCCTTGCTGCGTCGTCACGGTCGGCACCGGCCCGGAGCGCTGAGGTGGCCTAGCAGCCACATGAGGGGGCGGTGCCCTTGGCGGATGCCCCTACGCCGAGGCTGCTTGCGCTGTATGCCGACAGTAGCGCCGGGCGCAGGTGGCCGCTGCCCAACTGGCGCAGCACCGCGCCCCGCCAAAGCCGGCCCAGGGGGCGCCGCCGGGCGCGGCCCCAATGGAGCAGGCCCGCCCGCTGCCGGTCGCGGTCCCGTCGCCGGCGCCGGTCTAGGCCCTGCTCCAAACCCTGACGGGCGCTGGCCAGGAGCGGCCCCAGCACCTCGGCCGATCGATCCAAACGGCATAGGAGGTCGCTGACCCGCCGGAGGGGCTACACCACGTCCAGCCTGCGCACCCGCAGGAGCCCCCGATGGCCTCGGGCCAGCATTGCTGACGCCACGTCCCCCCGCCATGCCAGGAGGAGGAACACGTGCCGCTCATCCAAACCCACACGAAGGAAAACCAGGCTTTGCAAAACGAAGAACCCTAGTCGGCGGCAGCGCAGAATCACGTAGACTCGACGCTACACACTCGACGGGAGCACCAGAACCCGCATCACTAATTGCCTGGGCCCCATACCCAGCGATTGCGGCTGCAGTCGGCCCAACTTGCACACCCCCATGTTGGGCCACCCGTCCAGCACCAGCCTGCTCCAACTCCGGCCCAAACTGGCCCAGGATCTCGTTCAAACGCTCAACTCTCGCCGCCCGGATCTCAGCCACGGAGGTGGTCACCGGCGCTGGCGGCTGCACGTTGATCCTGcccttccccttcttcttcttacgtACTACGCGAGTCCACGAATCGGAATCGAAAAAATCAGCTAAAGTTATGGGTTTGAGACATACCTTCGGAAGGGGGCCTTTCCATGCCCGACCTGCggtcaccgccgtcgtcctccggtGGATGATCCGGCGTACCACCTCCACTCTCTCTTCAGAATGCAGTCCTTGTCTCGTCGGATCGTCCAACGGCACGACCCCGTCAACGAtcgtggccacctcctcctccgagTACCCTGGGTTGAAAGCTTCGCAGATCACATCTGACGGCGTGGGCGAGTAGTCCTCCAGCGTCTCGCTGGCGagttcgtcatcgtcgtcgtcctcatcCGACCCCGCGAGGATCCAGAACCGGCCGCCGATCTGCCTACCACCGCTGTCAACGCACCCCGCCGGCCGGATCGCGGCGGACGCCGCGGGTGCCGCCCGGGACGCGCCAGACATTGCCTATCGCCTCTGAAGAACCGTTTCTTCGTGCCCTATGATACTACATTTCATAGTGaatctaaaaatattggtttggtattgtgaatgttgatatattGTTttataagtttgatcaaagtaaagATATTTTGActtcgcacaaaatttatatgcaaactaaaaaggacAGGAGAGAGTACTAGCATTTGCACCTCCAGTACACTGCGAGAAGTCCTTATTTCCCCATCTAAAGCTAAACATTCCTTTATGTATTGCCTACGACTGACTTACGAGTCCTAGCTTTGCAGTTTAACACACGAAACGCACTCCGGTCGGCAGTCAACAGGACGACCTCTTTGGGCGCCGGCCGGCCGGAATCGTGCAAAACAAGCCGAAGAGCCAGCCGCAAAGCTGTCGCCGCGCGTTTCCATCCCCAGCCAACCGGAGAACGACGCGCGCGCATGCGGACACGCACAACACGACGTACCAAGTCCAAAAAGGCTCGACAGAAAGACACCATTTTGTACAGTGGGTCATGACCTGGCGAAACGCCTTGGAGCAGCCGAACAGCGCTGCAAACGCTGTCCGTGGCTCACTGGCTTCGTTGATTAATTATTAAGGAATATTCCTTTAGCTGAGGTTGATTAACCGTGGGGGGATGTAGCTGACATGCGGGGCCCGGCCAGTGCGGCCCCGCCGACCGCTCCGTCCACCCAGCGGAGATGTCCAAGTCGCAAACCAGTCGGATTTCGGGCAACTGGCACCGGGCCATCCCTGCGCGCGCGGCGTGCCGTTTTTTCCATGCCGTCCGCGGCCTCCACGCGAGCAGAGCGCCGGGGTCGCACGTTCAAACATTGCGTGTTCAACGGTCAACATTCAAACGCTTCGACCCAACCACAACCAAACGAACAAAATAATCCTGAGTGCTGCTACACAGACGACGCTGCATAGCCGATTTTGGGACGACACTGTCAATCAAACCATCCATGCAGAGGATAAACTGTAGCACAACCATTGGATGTAGTGTCGTCTCCAAATCGGCCAGCGTGTGTCGTTTGCTAAGTAGTTTCGAATAATCCTCCGCCCCGCACAAGTCCACGAGTCCCCGTCTCCCCCCTCCCAACCCCGCGTGCGTACGTCACGCTGCTTCCCTCCTCCCACTCCACAACCTATATATCCCTCTCCTCCACCGCACTACCTCCCCCAGTCCTCGAGCTTTTCTCCCTCCGTTCCAACTTCCAACCGACGCCAACGACTTCAACTCCATTCCATTCAACGTTTCCGGCCGCCGCAACGTGCGACTCGATCACCTCTTCTCTGTCCCAACTAGCGCGCGGCTCGTCCGGAAGATGGTTCTGCCCATGTCGCGGGCGACGAGGCTGGTGCCGGAGCTGCCGCTCCTGCGGCGGGGCAGGCGCCCGCAGGTGGCGGACGCCGGGAACGAGGAGGAGCTGGCCGTGCCGGCGCACTTCCGGTGCCCGATCTCGCTGGAGCTGATGAAGGACCCGGTCACGGCGCCCACGGGGATCACCTACGACCGGGAGAGCGTGGAGGGGTGGCTGGCGCGGGGCCGCGGCACGTGCCCCGTCACCGGCGGGCCCGTGCGGCTCACCGACCTCGTCCCTAACCACGCCACGCGCCGCATGATCCAGGACTGGTGCGTCGCCAACCAGGCCGAGCGGGTGCCCACGCCCAAGGTGCCCGTCGCCGAGGCCGACGCGGCCGAGGTGCTCGCCGCCGTGTCCGCTGCCGCCAGGCGCGGAAACGCGGCGGCCTGCGGGCTGCTCGCCGCCAGGGCCAGGGCGATCGGCAAGGAGAGCGACCGCAACCGCCGGTGCCTCGCGGCTGCCGGCGCTGCCCGCCAGCTCTCGTCGGCTTTCCAGAGCCTCGCCGGAGAGCCCGTGGAGGGCACCAGCGCTGCCGTCTTGGGCGCGCTGGGGAAGATCTTGGCGGCTCTTACCGTGTTCTTCCCGCTCGACGACGAGGCGCGGCGCTGCATTGCCTCACCGGGGTCCCTCAAGACCCTCGTCTCGGTGCTCTCCCACGGCGACCTCGCCGCGCGGGCCAGCGCCGCCATCGTCCTCCGCGAGCTCGCCTCGTCCGCCGACCGGCACACCGTCGACATCATCTCGAGAACGCCCGGCGTGTGCAGCGCGCTCGTCGGCCTCGTCAGGAACCCCGTCTCCCCGCAGGCCACCAAGGCCGCGCTCGTCACGGCCTACTACCTCGTCTCCGGCAGCGACCGCGCGGCCGCCCGCTTCGCGGAGCTAGGTGCGGTGcccgtcgtggcggagctcctcgTGGACGCCGACAAGGGGACGAGCGAGAAGGCACTGGCCGTGCTCGACAGCGTCCTCTGCGCCGACGCCGGCCTCGAGTCCGCGCGTGCGCACGCGCTGGTCGTGCCAGTGCTGGTCAAGAAGATGTTCCGCGTGTCCGACATGGCCACGGAGTTCGCCGTCTCCGCGCTCTGGCGCCTCTGCCGCGCCGCGGACGCCGGCGCCGGCGCGTGCTGCGCCGAGGCGCTGCGTGTGGGCGCCTTCcagaagctgctcctgctgctccagGTGGGCTGCGGCGGGGTCACCAAGGACCGGGCCAGCGAGCTGCTCAAGCTGCTCAATGGCTTCAGGGGCAGCGTAGAGTGCATCGAGACGGTGGACTTCAAGGGGCTCAAGAGGCCATTTTGACCGGTGTAGATGCTGGATTTTTTGGCGTCTGCTCTCACCTTTGTTTTAGATTGTTTTGGGAGCTAGATTAGATGTGTGCATAAAACAAACATACTCCAGGATGAGTAGATTTTGATTTTTCTTTACACTGTAATTGCATACTTGCACACAAAGTGATCAACACAGAAGAAAACTGAACATTATTTAATTGTTGCCATATTTAATTTTTGCACAATTCAAATGTTATTCCGTGTAATTTACGATTTTGAAGTGAGCCTCCCATTACAGCAGTGCCCAGAATTCCACGAGGAGTTGGGAAACATGAGATtacaaaaaagaaacaaataaacatCAAACTGAGCAGTAATCCATCGATCGGCCCAGGCTCATCCACTATCTAtgatcaaacaaatttgaaaataaaTATAGAAACGCAAGTAAAAGCAAAATCTGAAATGTTTTGGCACTGAAAGTGAAAGATGCTCGAGTGTGTCCGGAGCGTGCAAAATTCATGGGCAAATGGCATTTTTTTTTGCGGAATAATTCTTGTATTACTCAATCGAAACACAGTTACAGTCACGCTTAACAACGTCCAAAACGGCATCTGGTCCTGACCCAAGCCATACAGCAATTCGGCCTTGAGTCCTCCCATAGTTGGCCAAAACATGACTAGAATTATTACAACTACGAtggatatgagtaatacaagaactACGTTCGGACATACTATCTTTAATCTCTCTAATAAGAAAGGCATATTTTGATCTATTTGTATCTCCACTTTTCATCATGTTCACTGCTTCCAAACTGTCGCTTTCAATATAAATTGGTAGACTATGGGCAAATGGCATTTGAAAGCTCTAGGGGGGGAATCAGGTCTTCAAAATGTTTTTGAGTTTCTTGGACAACCTTTTCTTTTTTTGCCATGGGCACCTCAAATGTGCTCCTAGCACACTCGAACATCTTGGATGCTATTTTTTTagatattttctatttttctgacaacaGATTTTATCTTTAGAACAtgtatttttctattttatttgaatttatctGACGCCGCTCTCCAAACTGAGGCACGTTTCTCACGCCATCTTATCTCTGCCATTTTGTTGTGCTCGTCCAATGTTCAGACTGCCGATGTGCTTGCCTTCATCTGATCGTGGAGTCGTCGTGTTTCACATTCTTTTCGTTTCCTTTAGAAAAAACCGAGTAGTAGTAGGTACGTGTTTCACATTCATTCCTGAATCAAAACAAACAAGTACGATTTGATGATCCCAACAGCTCCCTTTGCTTTATTAGAGCAGATCGAAAGGCGCGAATTTCTCCCATTTATTCCACACACGTTCACAAAGAGAGACAGACGGCCAAAAAAGAAAACCTTTGGAGCTGTAAAGCTCAAGCTTTCCTCGCCATTCCAATGGCCGGCACGTACGCCGACGAGCCGTCACGGCACTCGCCGCCAGATCGGCTCCACGAGGTCGTCTCGTCGACCACCGTTCACCGTGCGTCGACCGCACTCCGGTTTGCTCGTCGTCGCCGACTGATTGGGCAACGAGCTTCGTTCCGTCTGCCTCCGTTCAACGCCTAACTATAACTAACTAAAGCATTCAGCTGTGAGCTCAGCCACGACAGTCGACAGCAACCTACGCGACGGAGTAGACCACTGGACCCGGTCGACGCCCGTGGGGGCGCGGTAGCGGTGGATGGCCGGAACCCATACTGCACGGACCGGCGCCGACGACGACTCCTCGCTATCGATCGGATCACAAGTCTGTCCGGTCCGCCTCTCCCTTTCTGCACTTGGCCCGGTCGGCCGCTGCTCGAGCTAGTGCCATGCGAAACGGACATGGAATTTCAGTCGCCAGAATGTGGCTGCAGCAGGTTTGCACGTCCGAGTTGAGTGGAGGCTAGTTTGGCCACGACATGCAGGATGCAGCGGTGTGTCGGTCAGGAGTCAGGAGGCCGACTGACAAGTGGGATAGGCTACGTGTGGAACGTGTTGCCAGCGGGCTGGCTGCATAGGTGTACGATGGTGTTGTCATACGGCGGCAaaatttcatgttttgacccttttctgatACCTATTTTAGATATGATCCTAGTTTGATTTTtttttcgagatctgacccttttgctaccgtcaAAGTCCATGACGGTAGGAAACATCCCTACCGCCAAACATAATGGCGATAGCATGTACAACCCCTACCATCAAGGGGCTTGGCAGTAGGCACGAGCACGCACTGTGTTCAATATTTAGCAAAATTTCACGGTAGGGCATGCAATCCTaccggcggtagcaaaagggtcagatctcgaaaaaAAATCAAACTAGGGTCATATCTAAAATAGGTATCGAAAAAGGGTCGAAACACGAAATTTAGCATCATATGGCAGATGTGATCATGGTGCGAACGATCGTGCGCTCTGGGAGGCTCCCACAAGCGAACGACGCCCTAGACGCGTCCTCGTCGATGTCCCCACTGTCAGACTACTTACCCACCCCTCTTCCCTCACACACATGTAGAGAATTTCCATGCTGCAACAGGAAAACTTGCAAAAAAATGTTTGGAAATTGTTGTACTGCAACATAGAGAATAGCCATGCTACGGAAAGAGAAAATTTCCCACATGACTTCAGGAAATGCCATGCTACAAGAGGATAATTATCGTGCTACAtcatacttcctccgtttctaaatatttgtttttctagagattttaacaattGACTacctacggagcaaaatgagtgaatctacactctaaaatatgtctatatacatccgtatatagtagtccatttgaaatctctaaaaagacaaatatttaggaacataggGAGTAGAAAATTGCCATGACGTAGAATAGAGAATGAAATGCTACAACATAGAGAATTTCCATGGTACAGTGCAGAAAGTATTCACCCTGTTCAGAAATTGCAGATGCTATATCAAAGGGATATGTCGTATTTTTCGGAAAATGAGTTGCCATGCTATAGCATATATAGTTGCTGGTGTAGATGtctaaagaaacaaaaaaaaatgtcTTCGCCAAAAAAATAGAATCGGAGCAAAAGATTATGTCTTCGCACCAAGAATCACACGCAATCGGAGGGGTAGCGTTGCATTCGGACCATAACAGCTTGAGCCAACATTCGCTCATTATCATTCCCATTTGAGACAAGGCtgggaaaaatagaaaagaaaaacaacgcAGACAAGCCAGGTCAGCAAAATCCACTGCAATTGCAAAAATAAAGCCTGGAGATCTATAACAGACAACAATTTCAGAATTGTGGTGTTTCTTGGGCGACACTTGTTTTACCCTAAAAAACATAAGGATCCTTTAATGAACAAACAAAAACTAGCAGATCAACAAGGACAGCAGCAATCCACCACAATGCAAAACAAAAACCGGTGATCCAGAACGGTCATCGATTTCAGACTTAAAAGTTAAAACTGCAGTCTGCACCTCTGAAATACTCAAAAGTGCATCTAATACACTCCCGAAATCTAAAGCACTCAAAAGACCAAGAACATCCTGTATAAACGAGCTATGAAAGCAAATAAGAGCAGAACATCTTTACTGAACAATCGACGGAATTTGTTGTCTTGTTCCAATAAAATGGGCCGGGGGAACCCCTTTTCATCAATTTTTTTTGTCAAATCATGTTTTGCCACGTGTGCATCTGTGCAATTTGCCCTCTGCCGTGATTTTTGTCCAGTTCATTCGTGAGCGCCCATACCAATCTTGAGATCGGTTCTTTGCAATCGCCCACTCCTGGGAATGTTGAACTCAGAATGATTTCCTTGGCATGTTTCTTTACGCAAGGATCAATCACGGTGGCCTAACACATGGCAAAAAGCGTCTACAAAAACACAACGAAAAGCATGAAAGCAAGAAACATGTCATAACCTAACTCTTAACCAAGTGACTCCATCCCTAGTAAGAAATATCACATCTCTTCTATAAGGAACCATGAAGCAACTAAGATGTTGCCGTTATATAAACTGGAAAAACCTCCCTGAGGAGAGAACACCACTGATACTTAGCAGCTGTGACTACAAATTAGTATCACTTTCTAGGGCTTTGACAAATAAACACTGAACAAAGATAAGTTGGCGTGCAGCCAAGAAAATACTTTAAATAGACATTGTATGTTTACCAGAACTAAACTTTAAGTAGACTGAGACCACAACCATGAAAAATAATACTATAAACAGGCAAAATGCAGATAGCGAGGTCAGCAAAACCCGCTGCAATGCAAAATAAAGCCTGAGGATCTATAACAGTCATCAACTTTCGAATTGTGTGATGTTTCTGACCACAATGCAAAGAAAATAGGGATGCGTTAATGAACAAACAAAAACTAGCAGATCAACAAGAACAGCAGTAACCCACCACAATGCAAAACAAAACCCAGTGATTCATAACAGTCATTCGATTCCTGACTCACGATTCCAGTCTgcatc
It contains:
- the LOC119335368 gene encoding U-box domain-containing protein 21-like, with translation MVLPMSRATRLVPELPLLRRGRRPQVADAGNEEELAVPAHFRCPISLELMKDPVTAPTGITYDRESVEGWLARGRGTCPVTGGPVRLTDLVPNHATRRMIQDWCVANQAERVPTPKVPVAEADAAEVLAAVSAAARRGNAAACGLLAARARAIGKESDRNRRCLAAAGAARQLSSAFQSLAGEPVEGTSAAVLGALGKILAALTVFFPLDDEARRCIASPGSLKTLVSVLSHGDLAARASAAIVLRELASSADRHTVDIISRTPGVCSALVGLVRNPVSPQATKAALVTAYYLVSGSDRAAARFAELGAVPVVAELLVDADKGTSEKALAVLDSVLCADAGLESARAHALVVPVLVKKMFRVSDMATEFAVSALWRLCRAADAGAGACCAEALRVGAFQKLLLLLQVGCGGVTKDRASELLKLLNGFRGSVECIETVDFKGLKRPF